From the Lathyrus oleraceus cultivar Zhongwan6 chromosome 4, CAAS_Psat_ZW6_1.0, whole genome shotgun sequence genome, one window contains:
- the LOC127136264 gene encoding uncharacterized protein LOC127136264: MKRKREPSDKNKKKKALKLGESSASQKKHVPLSSSTPYIPKPTSLTLVELHATTESEKTQYVPEPSEPIPPPSEPTPEPSETIPPPYEPISEPSELTHNPSEPTFQLSEPDLTFPTIDEAFSKWMTSEVFKLKGLSKQVINDYIREAKERLEARLPQEVTERAMKEAKERDDAKEEDEKDDVVEVEVEAEEAARKAAEEAAKSFEITLTRSESSTSDLAPIVLKTLEDLQKEHQLVIARLDQRDQVNSSIQTLLSQLLQRMPPPPNP, encoded by the exons ATGAAAAGGAAGAGAGAGCCCTCCGATAAGAATAAGAAGAAAAAGGCTTTGAAGCTGGGAGAATCTTCAGCATCTCAGAAGAAACATGTGCCTCTGAGCTCCTCAACACCCT ACATCCCTAAACCAACCTCCCTAACTCTTGTAGAACTCCATGCCACAACTGAATCTGAAAAGACTCAGTATGTACCAGAACCTTCTGAACCCATTCCACCCCCTTCTGAACCTACACCAGAACCTTCTGAAACCATTCCACCTCCTTATGAACCCATCTCTGAACCTTCTGAACTCACACACAATCCCTCTGAACCCACCTTTCAGCTCTCTGAACCTGACCTCACCTTTCCTACCATTGATGAGGCTTTTTCCAA GTGGATGACATCTGAGGTCTTTAAGCTAAAAGGACTTTCTAAACAAGTCATAAATGACTACATCAGAGAAGCTAAAGAGAGGCTGGAGGCGCGTCTGCCGCAGGAGGTTACTGAAAGGGCCATGAAAGAAGCTAAAGAAAGAGATGATGCTAAGGAGGAAGATGAGAAAGATGATGTTGTAGAAGTTGAAGTTGAAGCTGAAGAAGCTGCTCGTAAAGCTGCAGAAGAAGCTGCAAAGTCATTTGAGATTACTCTGACTCGAAGTGAGTCATCAACATCTGATCTAGCTCCTATTGTTCTCAAGACTCTGGAAGATCTACAGAAAGAACATCAACTGGTCATAGCCAGACTCGACCAACGGGATCAAGTCAACTCCAGCATCCAGACTCTGCTTTCTCAGCTACTTCAaaggatgcctcctcctccaaacccttag